Within Quercus lobata isolate SW786 chromosome 5, ValleyOak3.0 Primary Assembly, whole genome shotgun sequence, the genomic segment taaataaataaataaaatgtaaccCTTTGGCTTTTGACGTTGTGGACGTAGGTCTTAGTGACCGAGTGAATCTGAATCTCTTCCGTTCTTCCTTTCTCATCTTCTCCCAtgatatttcaaattttgacatCTATCTCCTTTGGAAATTAAACATTTTAATAGACACAGCAAAGATAAATGCAAATAGTATTGCAAACCCAACAACGACTGTTGCAACCACTCCTAGGAAATCATGATGGAAACCGAAATAGTCTCTCACAAAATCTTCCACTCTTTCACCAGTATCAAGCACGTCTTTCTTATCTCCAAACTGTGATGCAACCAACCCATACAAGGTCCAGGCTAATGGACATGCCCAAGAGTACCATCTCCACCAAATAGGGATCCTCTATTGTTGACAAggtaggaaaataaaagaacaaggaAAAACGATTAGAAATATGTAATATCTGACATAAGTAAAGGagagaggaggaaaaaaaaaaaaaaaacaggaatACAATTGAAATAAAGTGGAAAAACTTACAGGTCGTGGAACTATGAATCCAGAAAAGAGATTCCATATTGAATAAAATGCAGAGGCAATTATGGAAGAAATGTGGTGGTTTGGTGTCACGGCGACAGTCATCATGCCATAGAAGGTGAAGTACAGCAGTGAGAAATACGTGAAGAATAGGTACCAGAAGAATTTAGCAGCAGTCCATTCAAATCCAATCAATACATATACAATAACACCATAGAACAAAGTTTGTACAAAAACGTATGGGACTTCAATCAGAACCTGcaataaaagatgaaatttCATAATCATACATTGGTAGAGCATGATGTTAAAAACGCAGTTTTtaatacacaaatttttttatcatatcaAAATGGTAGTGTTTCTAAACAAATTTAACAGTACAACTAAGTCAACAAAATCCTGACAAATGGTTCTTACCTGTGCAAACGCATAGGGCAATGCTGAATACATCCCAGCTGCTCTTTCTCTATAGAAGACTGTTCGTTCGACAGCTACCACTGGCTGCACTGAATTAGAGTTTTTAACTCCAATAAAGAGAACAGCAGCATACATGGAACCCATTGCATTAAACAAATCTTGTTGCTTTGTCCTGTATTTATTAATGTTGAAAGTTAATACAAATTCTCAAAGAAATTGGAGCAATTTGCACAATTACATTGTTCTTTGTTCCCCAGTTGCAACTTACGTTTTTGAGCCAAGGTTCAAGAACATTGTCCCGAACATCAGGGCTATGACAGTTGTGAAGATAAATCTTACAGCAGTGTATAGGGGGTTGCGCCAATACGACCAATGTTGTTTCCATAAGCAAGCCATGAATTGGGTGAAATATGACTGTGAGTATTGAGTAGGGAAATAGAGGTCCTTCGATCCAGGAGTAGGGATGCTCAATTGTTCAATAAGTTCCTTGTTTCTCCTGAAATATATGCCATTCAGTTGTACAGGTTtagtcacaaaaaaaaaaaaaaaaaaaaaaaaaaaaaaaaccccaacatATGAAAAAGATATGTGGGTGGTTTTAATCTAAGTATAGGGACAAAGATTTGATCGCATAATTTAGACAGGTAGTATATAAATAGATCTACCTGTACAGCTCTGAATTTCTGTACACATTAGCAAATTCAATCCCCAACGTTGTTTCATGTGCTGATGAAGTAACTTCCAACATCCAAGTTGCTGGATTGTAACCATCTTTAATTTTACTTACTCCTTCTATTCCCTAAAAGATAAGAGAGGTACTTGTATTAGCAAATATTTAGAAAGATTAAGATCTAGAGTTGAAAGTTTGACTGTATATATTTCCTGACATTCAGTAACATCATACCTCAAAATACTGGATTAAATGGCAAGAATGGTGACCCAATGGCCCTACATATATCTCTTGTCCCCCATGCTTCAATAGGAATAGCTGCAATGTCATGTTAAACATGTCATTCTCATATACAGAAGAGAATATGAACAAAAGTTCCatacattttaatttattagtatttttcacCTCATCAAAAGCTTCAAATATGTCAATGCTTGGCTGATGGATGGTGCACACAACTGTTCTTCCAGTGTCAACGGTGTTCCTCACAGTTCTCATAACTATGGCAGCAGCTCTAGCATCCAACCCTGAGGTTGGTTCATCCATGAAAATTATGGAGGGGTTGGCAACTAACTCAACTGCAATTGTTAGCCTCTTACGTTGCTCAGTCGAGAGACCATTCACACCTGGCAACCCGACTAATGCCTGCCTCAACGGTTTCAGCTCCACAAGCTCCATAACTTCCTCAACAAACATCTGCaaccatttttcattttcaaaaaaactgcATAACAAGCTGGTgaaatattcttttcttttctttttcacagACTGGTGAAATATTCAATCTGCTTGTATTTGACTAAAATTCTTTACCATTCAGAGATAATTGTAATAAAGCCTATAGTGTAACATATGAATACAAAATCAGCATTTACAACACTTAGCTCAGCTACcatgaaaaattttgtgaaccaaacaaaaatgttgATTCCTCACTACATGCTGTCATGGCTTTGATGACATCAATCATGCTTATAAGGTCTCTTGACTGGTCCGTCTTAGCACACAaggaaagagtttttttttttttttggatagccAATTAACCACACAAGGTAAGAATTACAAgcttataatataaaaaagttattactCCAACCATGAACCGAGGCCCCAAGCAAAACCTGAGTCTGACTTAGCTCAACCAAATTTAGTTTGACAACCAACTTTTCAAAAATGACTTGCCTTGCAACATCTGTGAATTGCAATCAAACAAATAGGAGAAACCCAATGCCAGAGATACTTTCAAGTTTGGGAAACCAACcatctttttttgagaatcgacATCAGGGGATAAACGAAGCCATGCTGAGTAGAGCAAGGACTCGTAGACAGTTACATGAGGAGAGTGAATGTCATTCTGCTCACAGTATCCAGAAACTCTAGCAAATGTTTCTTGCTTCTTTGGATACCCAGAAATCGTGATCTTCCCATCGATATATCCACCAGTTTTTCTACCTGCTAGTACATCCATCAAAGTTGTTTTACCAGCACCACTTACACCCATCAGTGCTGTGAGAACTCCTGGCCTGAATGAACCACTCACACCCTTCAGGAGCACCAATTTATCCTCGGTAACACCTTGATTCTTCATTTCCTGCACAGTTTTTAAATTAGAATGACTGGAACAGGAAACTATatcatttccaaaatttttatattatatgttacAAGTTACCTGTGGCATGTCAACAGAGTACTTTATTTCATCGAAGGTAATGGAATGTTGGTCAAATGGAAGAATCATTCCTCTATTCCTATTCTGATTGATCTCTACAGAAGCGTCTGTGCTAATAGATGAGAGGCTAGAGGTATTACTGCCCCTCTTAATTTCATATCCATTCTCTGCaggtcaaaaaaaattagttggatttaagagaaattaaaagattaaaaaatacaagaacacacacacaaacaagcATGCATTGTAAGAGATATATCACCTATGCTTGTTTTGTGACTTGAGTTGTTTTCTCTAGATCTGTAATCCTGTCCATTGCTTTCAGGTTCTTCGGATTTAACAGACTGTGGCTTTCCCAATGCTGCACAATATTTTAGACAACATTAATACATAATCTCTCACATGTATGCCTTGAAGTTGAAAAGGTGGAGGTACTCACGTTTGAGATATGTGAGAGCCAGAGTGAAGGCAGCATTGAAAAGTAATATATATCCAATTAATGCCCCCACTCCTATCCAATACCAATATGCATGTGTAAAGAATCCGCGAGACTTCAAAACttcaattcctagtgattccaTTGAGTTTGGGAGAACCTTCAGTAAAAAAACCGGTTCaaatgtcaaaaaaatattaagaaacattgtaaaaaaaaaaagttaacaatgGCAGTTTAAGAAATTACATGTCTCCAACTCTTCCCAAGAAACTCGTTAACTACAATAGCATTCTGTGCATACATCATCGGTGAAATCCAGTAACCCCATATCCACCATTTCTTTATGTTCTCTGTGGGAGGACACAATCAAATAAGAAGTAATAGAAAAGATTTtgtccaattaaaaaagaaaagccacATATTAAATTATACCTCTTGACAGGACAAAGCCACCCAAAGCAAACAGCGTGACCAGTGCAAATGATCCAAAGGAGTTGGCAAGAATCAGGTCCCCCCTACCAATTGCCCCAATAAAGCGAAATAATGCAGAAGCCATCTGGTTAAGAACTAAAAGCAGAAGGTACTGCCTAAAAAACCTGTAATACAAACatgagaaaatatataatttgaaatatgaaaaaaaaaaaaaaaagaagaagaaagggaaacATATCTTTGTAAGTTGACAAAAAACTAgcaagattttatttatttattctttatctTTTACCTTCCAGCACTTGGATCAAAGCCAATGACATAGTAAGTGATGAATACCCATACAGCAACTTCTGCAAACGTGATTGGAATCTTGATGATCCATGCAGGGAGAGAATATGCCCATGGAGGATAGAATAGGAGCTTCCTTTGCTTGAAGAAAACAGGAAGCTTTGCAACGGTCATGGACATCTCAGCAATACCATTAAACATGATGACAACAACACTATAGAACAAAGCACCACTATAGATTCCTCCATCAGTCACTGAATTTCGGTGCATCTCAGTCCGTAGGAAAGTTGTCATAACAACCATTGCCATTATCGTAAGATAAAagtagaaaacaaaagaaaaagtttataCTACTCATATTTGGGtataatgaaatttgatatagaaaagaaagtttaaaaaaaatactataaagcTCCTCTTACTTGAATGAACTTGAAGATGTAGACAAACGAATTCCTTTTCATGAGCAAGAATTCTCTTGACAAGCAAGCTTTCAGCAGCTCTGCCTTATTGACACCATACTTTCTTGTTGTCAAAGCAGCTGGATGGCTCTTAGCCTTGTCAAACTGAGTTGCAAGTTCATCCCCGAGTTTCCGTCCCACATGGAAAGATTGGAACGCCTCAGCAAATTCCTTGACTGTTACAAAATTGTAGGGCTCGTCTTTCTGTGCCCAGTACTGCTCCTGATCTTTCCTTGAAGTCACCTATAAATTGGTTATACATGAATCCAAATATGAGATTCTACTTGTAATGCTTATCTCTTTAGAAGACAATAATACCATTAGCATAtatgagaccaaaaaaaaaaaacctttattcAAACTCACTTCTTGCAGGAAGTCGGCCACCCCTTTCCTCTCAGGACATTTAAAGCCCattgattcaaaaaattcaagcaCTTGTTCACGGGGACCCTGGTATGCAATCTGGCCATCAGAGATGAGAATAATGTCATCGAAAAGATTATAAGTCTCTGGTGCTGGCTGGAGGAGGGAGATGACAGCAGTTCCATTGAAAATGTGAACATATTGCTTGATTGAATTCACAATCTGAAAAGTTGTTGAGCTATCCAAACCAGTAGATATTTCATCCATGAATAACACTTTAGATGGTCCAACCAACATCTCACCTATAATTTAAGcattagatattatttatacAGTTGTAGAGAGAATGTGATTCTGTATATATGAACTACAAATTTGACTTTACCAGTTGTAACTCGTTTCCTTTGCCCTCCAGATATTCCCCTTAACATTTGATTCCCAACTAAGGTATCTGCACAGACTTCCAATCCCAAAACCTGAAAACAATGTGGAAATTGAATAAAAGTGAACTATAATgataatttctaaaaaatttcataatcaaTTCAACAATTTGCTGTTATTACCTTTAGAATGTAATCTGTCACCACATTCACCTCCTGCCCTTCTGTTGCCAGTGCCTAGATTAGcagaaacaaacaaatagaaTGACAAATAATGACAATACATATTTTAAGGAAGCTGTGAAAACCAGGACAGAAAAGATTGGTTTTgcttgattttaatttgaacataattttATCATATACTACAAATTTCCTCAAAAGGTAAAATTTGCAAGGGTACCCATCAATGTAATTATCCATAAATCTAATTCTCATCAATCTTGAGAGGCACAAACccttctcaaaataaaaataaaaagtttagtGCTAGAACTTCCAAATGTTGTAATTGACGATAGATTTCTTCCTACCTTCATGTAGATGTCAACATCAGGATCAGGCTTAATATttgcctctttctctcttcttgctAGCTCTGCTAGCATCTCTGTAGGGgcaaaataaaaagggaaggGGAATACGAAAAAAAAGTCAAGCTTAAATAATCCTTCCTCAGAAGTACAatttaggaaatataaaaagaagaaaaaggaacaaaataatCCTTTAAATTAACTAACCATAACGCGATCCAACCCCTTGGCATCTTGCAGAGAAGGCCAAAGTTTCCCTTACAGTCATTTCTCCGATATGAAGGTCATGTTGACTGACATAAGCAGCAGTTCTTTGTGGAACAAACTCATGCATTTCGTGGCCATTATAAGTCACCTTCCCAGAAAACTGAACAAGAATTTTTACTCAATGCGTTAGATGTACTGAAGAAAAAGTAGAATATGCAGTGGTAAGAATTCAAATTTGCCTAATACCTTTAGGTCGGGATCAAGCTCTCCAGCTAGAGCCAACAAGAGTGTGGTCTTTCCAGAACTTGGAGGGCCCAAAAGTAATGTCATTCTATGTGAAACACAGAAACCGTGTTAGAAATGGATAATAGAATTTCTAACAGGAAAGGGAACACTAAAgagaaaaattatgaaacaatGAGACTTCATTTTGATAATTGTAAAAAGGGCTATCTTCTCACCTGCTAGGCTTGATGACTCCACTAACATCTTGAAGGATTGACAAATGTTTCTTTCTGCTTGGAAGAATATGGAGATAATTCAAGAAACCCTTTAAAATCAAAAACAATATGAGTCATATAAgaatgaatttaaaaagaaacgaaaaaaaaaaggcatcaATATTTGTTGAATAATAACAAATGGTGTATTTATTTAGGCGTAATTACCTCCATTATATTAACAGAGAAGTTCAAGAATGTTGGTAAAGCTCTGCTTCCAACATGTGCTTCTGCCTCAACATTCAAATGCTCAAAATGGACTTCAATTGTGGGAATAGCAATTCCAACTctaagaaatccaaaaaaaaaaaaatacccattaCTGAATATTCATATGAAACATacatcaaatcaaaataaaaggaaattggaTAAACAGAATTAACgcacaaaaaaagaagctaaattAATATCAGTCCCTCTATAAAATACTTACAAACTAACATGGAAATGAATATTTTCGATACTACACAAACaatgtaataaataattttcttaacaTCTTCTGTTTTGTACTTCAAATTTAAGACGGCAACTTCTAAgaattatatagtaaaatttataatatctcaAAGTTACCTGTCCAAGCGGTCCTTGAACTTATACAAGAACTTCTCATGATCCTCCTCGGGGACCTTCATCAACCTCTCAACCAAACTCCTCCTTTCCTTCTGTCCAAGATGATGTACATCGATTTCACTGGTCTCACCTTGCGGTGTAGTCAGTAAACCTTTCGTCAAACGGTTGTACGTAGGAAGCTTCTGTAGAGCAGCCCATTTAAGagcttcttcatcatcatcttctcgTGAAGATTTCGAGAAAATTTCCAT encodes:
- the LOC115993074 gene encoding pleiotropic drug resistance protein 1-like isoform X2: MESGDIYKAGSSFRLSSPSMWRDATMEIFSKSSREDDDEEALKWAALQKLPTYNRLTKGLLTTPQGETSEIDVHHLGQKERRSLVERLMKVPEEDHEKFLYKFKDRLDRVGIAIPTIEVHFEHLNVEAEAHVGSRALPTFLNFSVNIMEGFLNYLHILPSRKKHLSILQDVSGVIKPSRMTLLLGPPSSGKTTLLLALAGELDPDLKFSGKVTYNGHEMHEFVPQRTAAYVSQHDLHIGEMTVRETLAFSARCQGVGSRYEMLAELARREKEANIKPDPDVDIYMKALATEGQEVNVVTDYILKVLGLEVCADTLVGNQMLRGISGGQRKRVTTGEMLVGPSKVLFMDEISTGLDSSTTFQIVNSIKQYVHIFNGTAVISLLQPAPETYNLFDDIILISDGQIAYQGPREQVLEFFESMGFKCPERKGVADFLQEVTSRKDQEQYWAQKDEPYNFVTVKEFAEAFQSFHVGRKLGDELATQFDKAKSHPAALTTRKYGVNKAELLKACLSREFLLMKRNSFVYIFKFIQLTIMAMVVMTTFLRTEMHRNSVTDGGIYSGALFYSVVVIMFNGIAEMSMTVAKLPVFFKQRKLLFYPPWAYSLPAWIIKIPITFAEVAVWVFITYYVIGFDPSAGRFFRQYLLLLVLNQMASALFRFIGAIGRGDLILANSFGSFALVTLFALGGFVLSRENIKKWWIWGYWISPMMYAQNAIVVNEFLGKSWRHVLPNSMESLGIEVLKSRGFFTHAYWYWIGVGALIGYILLFNAAFTLALTYLKPLGKPQSVKSEEPESNGQDYRSRENNSSHKTSIENGYEIKRGSNTSSLSSISTDASVEINQNRNRGMILPFDQHSITFDEIKYSVDMPQEMKNQGVTEDKLVLLKGVSGSFRPGVLTALMGVSGAGKTTLMDVLAGRKTGGYIDGKITISGYPKKQETFARVSGYCEQNDIHSPHVTVYESLLYSAWLRLSPDVDSQKKMMFVEEVMELVELKPLRQALVGLPGVNGLSTEQRKRLTIAVELVANPSIIFMDEPTSGLDARAAAIVMRTVRNTVDTGRTVVCTIHQPSIDIFEAFDELFLLKHGGQEIYVGPLGHHSCHLIQYFEGIEGVSKIKDGYNPATWMLEVTSSAHETTLGIEFANVYRNSELYRRNKELIEQLSIPTPGSKDLYFPTQYSQSYFTQFMACLWKQHWSYWRNPLYTAVRFIFTTVIALMFGTMFLNLGSKTTKQQDLFNAMGSMYAAVLFIGVKNSNSVQPVVAVERTVFYRERAAGMYSALPYAFAQVLIEVPYVFVQTLFYGVIVYVLIGFEWTAAKFFWYLFFTYFSLLYFTFYGMMTVAVTPNHHISSIIASAFYSIWNLFSGFIVPRPRIPIWWRWYSWACPLAWTLYGLVASQFGDKKDVLDTGERVEDFVRDYFGFHHDFLGVVATVVVGFAILFAFIFAVSIKMFNFQRR
- the LOC115993074 gene encoding pleiotropic drug resistance protein 1-like isoform X1 — protein: MESGDIYKAGSSFRLSSPSMWRDATMEIFSKSSREDDDEEALKWAALQKLPTYNRLTKGLLTTPQGETSEIDVHHLGQKERRSLVERLMKVPEEDHEKFLYKFKDRLDRVGIAIPTIEVHFEHLNVEAEAHVGSRALPTFLNFSVNIMEGFLNYLHILPSRKKHLSILQDVSGVIKPSRMTLLLGPPSSGKTTLLLALAGELDPDLKFSGKVTYNGHEMHEFVPQRTAAYVSQHDLHIGEMTVRETLAFSARCQGVGSRYEMLAELARREKEANIKPDPDVDIYMKALATEGQEVNVVTDYILKVLGLEVCADTLVGNQMLRGISGGQRKRVTTGEMLVGPSKVLFMDEISTGLDSSTTFQIVNSIKQYVHIFNGTAVISLLQPAPETYNLFDDIILISDGQIAYQGPREQVLEFFESMGFKCPERKGVADFLQEVTSRKDQEQYWAQKDEPYNFVTVKEFAEAFQSFHVGRKLGDELATQFDKAKSHPAALTTRKYGVNKAELLKACLSREFLLMKRNSFVYIFKFIQLTIMAMVVMTTFLRTEMHRNSVTDGGIYSGALFYSVVVIMFNGIAEMSMTVAKLPVFFKQRKLLFYPPWAYSLPAWIIKIPITFAEVAVWVFITYYVIGFDPSAGRFFRQYLLLLVLNQMASALFRFIGAIGRGDLILANSFGSFALVTLFALGGFVLSRENIKKWWIWGYWISPMMYAQNAIVVNEFLGKSWRHVLPNSMESLGIEVLKSRGFFTHAYWYWIGVGALIGYILLFNAAFTLALTYLKPLGKPQSVKSEEPESNGQDYRSRENNSSHKTSIENGYEIKRGSNTSSLSSISTDASVEINQNRNRGMILPFDQHSITFDEIKYSVDMPQEMKNQGVTEDKLVLLKGVSGSFRPGVLTALMGVSGAGKTTLMDVLAGRKTGGYIDGKITISGYPKKQETFARVSGYCEQNDIHSPHVTVYESLLYSAWLRLSPDVDSQKKMMFVEEVMELVELKPLRQALVGLPGVNGLSTEQRKRLTIAVELVANPSIIFMDEPTSGLDARAAAIVMRTVRNTVDTGRTVVCTIHQPSIDIFEAFDEVKNTNKLKCMELLFIFSSVYENDMFNMTLQLFLLKHGGQEIYVGPLGHHSCHLIQYFEGIEGVSKIKDGYNPATWMLEVTSSAHETTLGIEFANVYRNSELYRRNKELIEQLSIPTPGSKDLYFPTQYSQSYFTQFMACLWKQHWSYWRNPLYTAVRFIFTTVIALMFGTMFLNLGSKTTKQQDLFNAMGSMYAAVLFIGVKNSNSVQPVVAVERTVFYRERAAGMYSALPYAFAQVLIEVPYVFVQTLFYGVIVYVLIGFEWTAAKFFWYLFFTYFSLLYFTFYGMMTVAVTPNHHISSIIASAFYSIWNLFSGFIVPRPRIPIWWRWYSWACPLAWTLYGLVASQFGDKKDVLDTGERVEDFVRDYFGFHHDFLGVVATVVVGFAILFAFIFAVSIKMFNFQRR